From one Humulus lupulus chromosome 8, drHumLupu1.1, whole genome shotgun sequence genomic stretch:
- the LOC133794931 gene encoding uncharacterized protein LOC133794931 codes for MLLSFENAFKVITSLLVYCFLRGQYVLVHAYPPYPICNTNNTHNNSHFPTQKSLDNLFDSLASNASVSKFYNTSSGHDLDKVHGLYMCLGYMTNEECKDCISLASKHMVDRCPNSTEAVIWEEKCLLRYSNKNFLGTVDVSENLDKHNVINASEPKKFGSAVKEMLSDLTEKAAFGHSPIKYYEADKRTYQNDILHAVAQCTEDLSPTGCKTCLKAAIENASTCCSSYNGVRILGKSCFLRYELYNFYEDDSETPPHGIVFVPPKKRSKWHTRITIVFVVSAFLAVLVFGFFVYCLILKFGSQNGKSDQEITLHNKGEANGMDILQQHFQAWDDQNAGEFPYIDLATIYAATDNFSESNLLGQGGFGPVYKGKLSDGREVAVKRLSSCSEQGSEEFTNEVLLIMKLQHKNLVRLLGFCVNGEEKILLYEYMPNGSLDVLLFDPSKRAQLNWSNRLNIVSGIAKGMLYLHEDSRLRIIHRDLKASNVLLDSHMNPKISDFGMARIFLGTEGEANTCRLVGTYGYMAPEYAMEGLYSVKSDVFSFGVLLLEIIIGKRSAGFQQPKQALSLVAYAWKLWNEGKALELMDPLLTDSCSPDEFTRCVYLGLLCVQEDPQERPTMSSIVVMLNSGSETLRQPERPAFSWGLSNHYDEINVDSLSISDVTISSVLREWSNKKAFGDSAFQVPEQPFAGFPMNSSRSMNKLRQFVNDVSNIRSSKGQILQCAKSASIQGVIFKRSTFSKSKLMGTTSGTSTAFGTIQVHLDKQISSATENMEVEEEALATGYGKGEPFEDCSDKEVVDDDITGAAGSTDAAETGGSATGSGTSAVGATDAVLDAENMVKITISSAVLCSALVLAFSFLNPVNPNPLLSDCISTTVSNTSAFEHNLKTLLKSLISNTPLTGYNDTSYGDGLDQVYGQALCRGDVNAYDCQKCLESASEGIMNKCQTKEAIIWYEVCQIHFSSHDFRKMQVYAGNRPDHDNQRKNVTQPDQFRETWTELIKTLSNEAINDSNSTMFKTGDTEYSKGKIYGLVQCTRDISKSDCRICLTSALKDLQGFFPSQEGGIILSSSCNIRFEIFRFFYSPSSKADGNVRHQGKKRKVLLVASCTSSLLVILMCSLAVYLQRKKKPKQDEVNSQNALLSYSLSPRAITVAGKDDDLVSTEDLPFMDLATITAATDGFSNLKKLGQGGFGSVYKGVLPDGKEVAVKRLSGKSWQGDEEFKNELVLIAKLQHRNLVRLLGCAVEGQEKLLVYEFMPNNSLDNFIFDSDKRALLDWKTRYNIITGIARGLLYLHEDSRLRIIHRDLKPSNVLLDSEMVAKISDFGLARIFCEDQNTANTKRVVGTYGYMAPEYAMDGQFSAKSDVFSFGVILLEIISGKKNNSSHLSEKSQTLIRYAWQLWREGKELEFVDPVMMESSPTEDLTRCMHIGLLCVQEDRNDRPTMSSVVVLLGSGTVSLPQPRQPAFFVPKVIQINQSSLANRSVSGLTVSSVFSSALP; via the exons ATGTTGTTGTCTTTTGAAAATGCTTTCAAAGTTATTACCTCACTTCTGGTCTACTGTTTCCTCAGGGGACAGTATGTGCTTGTTCATGCATACCCTCCTTACCCCATCTGTAACACGAATAATACACATAACAACAGTCACTTCCCAACTCAAAAAAGTCTCGACAATCTATTCGACTCATTAGCCTCAAATGCTTCTGTTTCTAAATTTTACAACACCTCCTCCGGCCATGATCTCGATAAAGTCCACGGCCTCTATATGTGCCTTGGCTACATGACAAATGAAGAGTGCAAGGATTGCATTAGCTTGGCCTCAAAACATATGGTGGACCGTTGTCCAAACTCAACAGAAGCGGTAATATGGGAAGAAAAGTGCCTTTTACGTTATTCCAATAAGAATTTCTTAGGCACTGTGGATGTTTCAGAAAATTTAGACAAGCATAATGTCATAAATGCTTCAGAACCAAAAAAGTTTGGATCTGCTGTGAAAGAGATGTTAAGTGACTTGACTGAGAAGGCAGCTTTTGGTCATTCGCCAATCAAGTACTATGAAGCTGACAAAAGAACTTACCAAAATGATATTCTACATGCTGTTGCTCAGTGTACTGAGGACTTATCTCCAACCGGCTGTAAGACTTGCCTTAAGGCGGccattgaaaatgcttcaacTTGCTGCAGTTCCTACAATGGAGTACGAATTTTGGGCAAGAGTTGCTTTTTAAGATACGAGTTATACAATTTTTATGAAGATGATTCTGAAACACCCCCGCATGGGATCGTATTCGTGCCACCGAAGAAGA GAAGCAAATGGCACACTAGGATCACCATAGTCTTCGTAGTTTCAGCTTTTTTAGCTGTGTTAGTCTTCGGTTTCTTTGTCTACTGTCTGATATTGAAATTCGGATCTCAAAACG GAAAGAGTGATCAAGAAATAACGTTACACAACAAGGGTGAGGCAAATGGAATGGATATCCTACAACAGCATTTTCAAGCATGGGATGACCAGAATGCGGGAGAGTTTCCATATATTGATCTGGCCACAATTTATGCGGCTACTGACAACTTTTCCGAGTCAAATTTGCTTGGACAAGGTGGTTTTGGCCCTGTTTataag GGTAAACTAAGTGATGGACGAGAAGTTGCAGTGAAGAGGCTTTCTAGCTGTTCAGAACAAGGTTCAGAGGAGTTTACCAATGAAGTTCTACTGATAATGAAACTTCAACACAAAAATCTTGTGAGGCTTTTGGGTTTCTGCGTAAATGGAGAAGAAAAGATACTTTTGTATGAATACATGCCCAACGGAAGTCTTGATGTTCTTCTCTTTG ATCCTAGCAAACGTGCACAACTCAATTGGAGCAATCGCCTTAATATTGTAAGTGGAATCGCAAAGGGTATGCTTTATCTCCATGAGGATTCCAGACTAAGAATCATTCATAGGGACCTAAAAGCTAGCAATGTGTTGTTGGATAGTCACATGAATCCAAAGATTTCAGACTTTGGGATGGCAAGGATTTTTCTAGGAACTGAAGGTGAAGCTAATACGTGTAGACTCGTTGGAACATA CGGCTACATGGCTCCTGAGTACGCAATGGAGGGACTCTACTCAGTTAAATCCGATGTGTTTAGCTTTGGAGTTCTCCTGCTTGAGATCATTATTGGGAAAAGGAGTGCTGGTTTCCAACAACCCAAACAGGCTCTAAGTCTCGTAGCATAT GCATGGAAGCTTTGGAACGAAGGAAAAGCACTTGAGTTAATGGATCCCTTGTTGACAGACTCGTGTTCTCCTGATGAGTTTACCAGATGCGTTTATCTTGGACTGCTTTGTGTTCAGGAAGATCCACAAGAGAGACCAACAATGTCATCTATTGTGGTAATGTTAAACAGTGGAAGTGAGACTCTTCGGCAACCTGAACGGCCAGCATTTTCTTGGGGCTTATCAAATCATTATGATGAAATTAATGTTGATAGTTTGTCTATCAGTGATGTAACTATCTCAAGTGTTTTACGTGAGTG GTCGAATAAGAAGGCCTTCGGAGACAGTGCCTTTCAAGTACCTGAGCAACCGTTTGCAGGCTTCCCAATGAACAGTAGTAGGAGCATGAATAAACTGAGACAATTTGTTAATGATGTAAGCAACATCAGGTCTAGTAAGGGTCAAATATTGCAGTGCGCCAAGAGTGCTTCTATACAAGGTGTGATCTTTAAACGGAGTACCTTCAGTAAGAGCAAGCTTATGGGCACTACTAGTGGGACTAGCACAGCTTTTGGCACCATCCAAGTGCACCTTGACAAGCAAATCA GCTCAGCAACAGAGAACATGGAAGTCGAAGAAGAAGCACTAGCAACTGGATATGGCAAAGGAGAGCCATTTGAGGACTGCTCAGATAAAGAAGTAGTAGACGATGACATAACTGGTGCAGCTGGTTCAACAGATGCAGCAGAAACTGGAGGATCTGCAACTGGTTCAGGAACATCTGCAGTAGGGGCAACTGATGCAGTACTAGATGCAGAG AACATGGTTAAAATTACAATTTCATCAGCTGTGCTGTGTTCAGCTTTGGTTTTAGCCTTCTCTTTTCTTAACCCTGTTAATCCAAACCCTCTCTTGTCAGACTGTATTTCAACCACAGTAAGTAACACCAGCGCATTTGAACACAACCTCAAGACCCTTCTAAAGTCCTTAATTTCCAATACACCATTAACAGGTTACAACGACACCTCTTATGGAGATGGTTTAGACCAGGTTTATGGCCAAGCGCTTTGCAGAGGAGATGTTAACGCTTATGACTGTCAAAAATGCCTTGAGAGTGCAAGTGAAGGAATCATGAACAAGTGTCAAACAAAAGAAGCAATCATATGGTATGAAGTCTGTCAAATTCACTTCTCTTCCCATGATTTTCGTAAGATGCAGGTTTATGCTGGAAATAGACCAGACCATGATAATCAAAGGAAGAATGTGACGCAGCCAGATCAATTCAGAGAAACTTGGACTGAGTTGATTAAAACTCTCTCTAATGAGGCTATAAATGATTCTAATAGCACCATGTTTAAAACCGGGGATACTGAATATTCTAAGGGAAAGATATATGGGCTTGTACAGTGCACCAGAGATATCTCTAAAAGCGACTGTAGAATTTGTTTGACGTCTGCTTTGAAAGATCTTCAGGGATTCTTCCCTTCTCAAGAAGGTGGTATCATTTTAAGTAGTAGTTGCAATATAAGATTTGAGATCTTCCGTTTCTTTTACAGCCCAAGCTCCAAAG CAGATGGGAACGTGAGACACCAGGGGAAGAAAAGGAAGGTTTTGTTGGTTGCTTCTTGCACATCATCACTGCTAGTGATTCTGATGTGTTCCCTTGCTGTTTATCTTCAGAGGAAAAAGAAGCCAAAACAAG ATGAGGTAAATAGTCAAAATGCGTTACTGTCTTATTCACTAAGCCCCAGAGCCATCACCGTAGCAGGTAAAGATGATGACCTAGTCAGCACAGAGGACCTACCATTCATGGATTTGGCCACTATAACCGCTGCTACAGATGGATTTTCAAACTTAAAAAAGCTTGGACAGGGTGGGTTTGGCTCTGTTTATAAG GGTGTTCTACCAGATGGGAAGGAAGTGGCAGTTAAAAGGTTATCAGGGAAGTCATGGCAAGGTGATGAAGAATTCAAAAATGAGCTCGTACTAATAGCAAAGCTTCAACACCGAAACTTGGTTAGACTTTTGGGTTGTGCTGTGGAGGGACAAGAGAAGCTGCTTGTATACGAGTTCATGCCTAATAACAGCCTTGATAACTTTATATTTG ATTCAGATAAGCGTGCCTTACTTGATTGGAAGACTCGTTATAACATAATAACTGGGATTGCAAGAGGGCTTCTTTACCTTCATGAAGACTCTAGATTAAGAATAATTCATAGAGATTTAAAGCCAAGTAATGTGTTGTTGGACAGTGAGATGGTAGCCAAAATCTCAGATTTTGGTTTGGCAAGAATCTTCTGCGAGGACCAAAACACGGCAAACACCAAAAGAGTTGTGGGAACATA TGGATACATGGCCCCGGAATATGCAATGGATGGACAATTCTCAGCAAAATCAGATGTTTTCAGCTTTGGTGTGATCTTGCTTGAGATCATTAGTGGGAAGAAGAATAACAGCTCTCACCTTTCTGAAAAGTCTCAGACACTCATCAGatat GCGTGGCAACTATGGAGGGAAGGGAAGGAGCTGGAGTTCGTGGACCCAGTGATGATGGAATCAAGCCCAACCGAAGACCTTACAAGATGTATGCATATTGGGCTTTTGTGTGTGCAGGAAGATCGAAACGACAGGCCCACCATGTCGTCTGTGGTGGTTCTGTTGGGAAGTGGAACAGTATCACTTCCCCAGCCAAGACAACCTGCTTTTTTTGTGCCAAAAGTTATACAAATCAACCAGTCTTCGTTAGCAAACCGTTCTGTATCTGGTCTTACTGTTTCTAGTGTATTTTCTAGTGCTTTGCCATGA